In Plantibacter sp. PA-3-X8, one DNA window encodes the following:
- the ruvX gene encoding Holliday junction resolvase RuvX, with product MTDEFRRGVRLGIDVGKARVGVARSDPDGLLATPVETVPRDLGGDADIRAIAVIAEELGAVELVVGLPIALSGKDTASTQDAREFAARLRSITGVPARLVDERLTTVTAHSALRSAGKRQKQTRSIVDQVAAVILLQYALDAERGSGRPPGSPVDP from the coding sequence GTGACGGACGAGTTCCGCCGCGGAGTCCGACTCGGGATCGATGTCGGGAAGGCCAGGGTCGGGGTCGCGAGAAGCGATCCCGACGGCCTGTTGGCCACGCCGGTGGAGACGGTCCCAAGGGACCTCGGGGGCGATGCCGACATCCGGGCGATCGCGGTCATCGCCGAAGAACTCGGCGCGGTGGAGCTCGTCGTCGGTCTCCCGATCGCCCTGTCGGGGAAGGACACGGCGTCCACGCAGGACGCCCGGGAGTTCGCGGCCCGGCTCAGATCGATCACCGGTGTCCCGGCCCGTCTCGTCGACGAGCGCCTGACGACGGTGACCGCCCACAGCGCCTTGCGCTCCGCTGGGAAACGACAGAAGCAGACCCGCTCGATTGTCGATCAGGTGGCGGCCGTCATACTCTTGCAGTACGCCCTCGACGCCGAACGCGGTTCGGGGCGACCCCCCGGAAGCCCCGTCGACCCGTGA
- the alaS gene encoding alanine--tRNA ligase: protein MDTADIRSRWLTFFGDRGHTVVPSASLVSDDPSLLFTVAGMVPFVPYLTGVVPAPFDRATSVQKCIRTNDIEEVGKTPRHGTFFQMNGNFSFGDYFKEGAITYAWELLTGSESSGGLAFDEKDLWVTVYKDDDEAIDLWKRVAGLPEHRIQRLDKDTNYWSTGQPGPAGPCSEIFFDRGPAYGADGGPATDDDRYVEIWNLVFMQYLIENVRGKVDFDIVGELPKKNIDTGMGLERVAFLKQGVENMYEIDQVRPVLDRAAELSGRRYGADHDDDVRMRVIADHVRSSLMLMSDGITPSNEGRGYILRRLMRRTVRAMRLLGVDTATFPELFSASRDAMKAAYPEVETDFGRISQSAYAEEETFLRTLASGTTILDLALEQTKGTGRTALAGDSAFLLHDTYGFPIDLTLEIAEEAGLSVDRDAFDSLMTAQRQRAKADAKAKKSVLADLSVYSDIRAKGETVFTGYTELETESRILGIIVGGHPVQRAVAGDIAEVILAETSLYAESGGQEADQGVIVGPGYELEVLDVQKPVKGLIAHKVQVSQGEVGVDAPATTIVDASYRRGAQQAHSGTHIIHAALRQVLGDSAHQSGSSNKAGYLRLDFTWNQPLSPATKSEIEEISNNAIRDNLQVSTREMALDDAKALGAMALFGEKYGETVRVVDIGGPWSRELCAGTHVSSSAEIGLINLVSESSVGSTNRRVESLVGLEAFRDLAAERALVSQLSGSLKTPKEQLPDRIAELVANLKAAEKKIAAFEARGLSERLPALAQTAHRVGPVSLVAEHLGELGSPNDVRTLVTQLREQLGASPAVVALGAVVGGKPAIVVATNQGARDAGLKAGVLVRVAAGVLGGNGGGKDDLAQGGGVDATALGDALSAIAREIA from the coding sequence ATGGACACCGCTGACATCCGCTCCCGCTGGCTCACCTTCTTCGGCGATCGGGGGCACACCGTCGTCCCCTCCGCCTCCCTCGTCAGCGACGACCCCTCGCTCCTCTTCACGGTCGCCGGCATGGTGCCGTTCGTGCCGTACCTCACGGGCGTCGTCCCCGCGCCGTTCGACCGCGCCACGAGCGTCCAGAAGTGCATCCGCACCAACGACATCGAAGAGGTGGGCAAGACGCCCCGGCACGGCACCTTCTTCCAGATGAACGGCAACTTCTCCTTCGGCGACTACTTCAAGGAGGGGGCGATCACCTACGCGTGGGAGCTCCTGACCGGCAGTGAGTCGAGCGGCGGCCTCGCCTTCGACGAGAAGGACCTCTGGGTCACCGTGTACAAGGACGACGACGAGGCGATCGACCTCTGGAAGCGCGTCGCTGGGCTCCCCGAGCACCGCATCCAGCGGCTCGACAAGGACACGAACTACTGGTCGACGGGTCAGCCCGGCCCGGCCGGCCCGTGCTCGGAGATCTTCTTCGACCGCGGTCCCGCGTACGGAGCCGACGGCGGCCCGGCGACCGACGACGACCGGTACGTCGAGATCTGGAACCTCGTCTTCATGCAGTACCTGATCGAGAACGTCCGCGGCAAGGTCGACTTCGACATCGTCGGCGAACTCCCGAAGAAGAACATCGACACCGGCATGGGGCTCGAGCGGGTCGCGTTCCTCAAGCAGGGCGTCGAGAACATGTACGAGATCGACCAGGTGCGCCCGGTCCTCGATCGCGCCGCCGAGTTGAGCGGCCGTCGCTACGGTGCCGACCACGACGACGACGTGCGGATGCGCGTCATCGCCGACCACGTGCGTTCCTCGCTCATGCTCATGAGCGACGGCATCACCCCGTCGAACGAGGGACGCGGGTACATCCTCCGCCGCCTCATGCGACGCACCGTCCGTGCGATGCGCCTCCTCGGTGTCGACACCGCGACGTTCCCCGAGCTGTTCTCCGCGTCGCGCGACGCCATGAAGGCCGCCTACCCCGAGGTCGAGACCGACTTCGGCAGGATCTCGCAGAGCGCCTACGCCGAGGAGGAGACCTTCCTCCGGACATTGGCCAGCGGGACGACCATCCTCGACCTCGCGCTCGAGCAAACGAAGGGCACGGGCCGGACGGCCCTCGCCGGCGACTCCGCGTTCCTCCTGCACGACACCTACGGGTTCCCGATCGACCTGACCCTCGAGATCGCGGAGGAAGCCGGCCTCTCCGTCGACCGCGACGCGTTCGATTCGCTCATGACCGCGCAGCGCCAGCGGGCGAAGGCCGACGCGAAGGCGAAGAAGAGCGTCCTCGCCGACCTCTCGGTCTACAGCGACATCCGCGCCAAGGGCGAGACCGTGTTCACCGGCTACACCGAGCTCGAGACCGAGAGCCGCATCCTCGGCATCATCGTGGGCGGACACCCGGTGCAGCGCGCGGTCGCCGGTGACATCGCCGAGGTGATCCTGGCGGAGACCTCGCTGTACGCCGAGTCCGGCGGGCAGGAGGCAGACCAGGGCGTCATCGTCGGTCCCGGATACGAGCTCGAGGTGCTCGACGTGCAGAAGCCGGTCAAGGGTCTCATCGCCCACAAGGTGCAGGTGAGCCAGGGCGAGGTCGGCGTGGACGCACCAGCGACGACCATCGTCGACGCGAGCTACCGCCGCGGCGCGCAGCAGGCGCACTCCGGCACGCACATCATCCACGCCGCCCTGCGACAGGTGTTGGGCGACAGCGCCCACCAGTCCGGTTCGTCGAACAAGGCCGGGTATCTGCGGCTCGACTTCACTTGGAACCAGCCGCTGTCGCCGGCGACGAAGTCGGAGATCGAAGAGATCTCCAACAACGCCATCCGCGACAACCTGCAGGTGAGCACCCGCGAGATGGCGCTCGACGACGCGAAGGCGCTCGGCGCCATGGCACTGTTCGGCGAGAAGTACGGCGAGACCGTCCGCGTCGTCGACATCGGCGGACCGTGGTCGCGTGAGCTGTGTGCGGGCACCCACGTCAGCTCCAGCGCCGAGATCGGGTTGATCAACCTCGTCAGCGAGTCGTCAGTCGGCTCGACGAACCGTCGGGTGGAGTCGCTCGTCGGACTCGAGGCCTTCCGCGACCTCGCCGCCGAGCGGGCGCTCGTGTCACAGCTCTCCGGCAGCCTCAAGACGCCGAAGGAGCAGCTGCCCGACCGCATCGCCGAACTCGTCGCGAACCTCAAGGCCGCTGAGAAGAAGATCGCCGCGTTCGAAGCCCGTGGGCTGAGCGAACGCCTCCCGGCACTGGCGCAGACCGCTCACCGCGTCGGCCCGGTGTCGCTCGTCGCCGAGCACCTGGGCGAGCTCGGGTCACCGAACGACGTCAGGACGCTCGTCACGCAGCTCCGCGAGCAGCTCGGCGCGAGCCCGGCGGTCGTCGCCCTGGGCGCGGTCGTCGGCGGGAAGCCCGCGATCGTCGTCGCGACGAACCAGGGTGCCCGCGACGCCGGACTCAAGGCAGGCGTCCTCGTCCGGGTCGCTGCCGGTGTCCTCGGCGGCAACGGTGGCGGGAAGGACGATCTCGCACAGGGTGGCGGCGTCGACGCCACCGCGCTCGGCGACGCCCTCTCGGCGATCGCACGCGAGATCGCCTGA
- the rpsD gene encoding 30S ribosomal protein S4, with protein sequence MSTKSRTRSKTRLSRALGIALTPKAAKYLEKRPYAPGEHGRTKRKADSDYAVRLREKQRLRAQYGIREAQLKIAFQEARRTQGLTGENLVEILETRLDALVLRAGFARTTAQARQMVVHRHIMVDGQLVDRPSFRVKPGQLIHVKPRSEGTEPFQVAAAGGHVDVLPKVPAYLSVELDKLQARLERRPKRAEVPVTCEVQLVVEYYAAR encoded by the coding sequence GTGTCTACCAAGTCACGTACCCGCAGCAAGACCCGCCTCTCGCGGGCACTCGGCATCGCCCTCACCCCGAAGGCCGCCAAGTACCTCGAGAAGCGTCCCTACGCTCCCGGTGAGCACGGCCGCACCAAGCGCAAGGCCGACAGCGACTACGCCGTCCGTCTGCGCGAGAAGCAGCGTCTGCGCGCCCAGTACGGCATCCGCGAGGCTCAGCTCAAGATCGCCTTCCAGGAGGCACGTCGCACCCAGGGCCTGACGGGTGAGAACCTCGTCGAGATCCTCGAGACCCGTCTCGACGCGCTCGTCCTCCGTGCCGGCTTCGCCCGCACCACGGCTCAGGCTCGCCAGATGGTCGTGCACCGCCACATCATGGTCGACGGCCAGCTCGTCGACCGCCCGTCCTTCCGCGTGAAGCCGGGTCAGCTCATCCACGTCAAGCCGCGCTCCGAGGGCACCGAGCCCTTCCAGGTCGCCGCTGCCGGCGGTCACGTCGACGTCCTGCCGAAGGTGCCCGCGTACCTCTCGGTCGAGCTCGACAAGCTCCAGGCACGTCTCGAGCGTCGTCCGAAGCGCGCCGAGGTCCCCGTGACCTGTGAAGTGCAGCTCGTCGTCGAGTACTACGCAGCCCGCTAG
- a CDS encoding DUF349 domain-containing protein, with the protein MTSPEIEPWGRVDDDGTVYVREADGERAVGQYPDGSKEEALAYFERKFTDLAGQVTLLEQRAKRGAPATDVAKAVKSITKQVESANAVGNLQALLTRLAALDGTVSELTEAQSQETKAALEEAARARLAIVEEAEQLAQQDPARVQWKQTSARLDELFAEWQRQQHDGPRLAKNDANDLWKRFRTARATIEQHRRAFYTELDSVHKEARAIKQKLVERAEALIAKGAEGIPAYRSLLDEWKASPRAGKRQDDALWAKFKAAGDAIYGAKAEIDARDNEEFQGNLDLKLAVLADAEPILADTNRDSARKALTDIQRRWDEIGKVPREQVRVVEDRLRKIETHVKQLEDEHWKRNNPETKARTEGLASQLADAIAKLEDEVEAARASGDADRLTAAIEALDARKAWLGAIR; encoded by the coding sequence GTGACCAGTCCAGAGATCGAACCGTGGGGTCGTGTCGACGACGACGGCACCGTCTACGTCCGTGAGGCCGACGGTGAACGAGCGGTCGGACAGTACCCCGACGGTTCCAAGGAGGAGGCGCTCGCGTACTTCGAGCGCAAGTTCACGGACCTCGCCGGACAGGTGACGCTCCTCGAGCAGCGCGCGAAGCGTGGTGCACCGGCGACGGACGTCGCGAAGGCCGTGAAGTCGATCACCAAGCAGGTCGAGTCCGCCAACGCGGTCGGCAACCTCCAGGCGCTCCTGACCCGCCTCGCGGCGCTCGACGGCACCGTGAGCGAGCTGACCGAGGCGCAGAGCCAGGAGACCAAGGCAGCCCTCGAGGAGGCGGCACGTGCGCGTCTCGCGATCGTCGAGGAAGCCGAGCAGCTCGCGCAGCAGGATCCGGCACGGGTGCAGTGGAAGCAGACCTCGGCGCGACTCGACGAACTCTTCGCCGAGTGGCAGCGTCAGCAGCACGACGGTCCGCGTCTCGCGAAGAACGACGCCAACGACCTCTGGAAGCGGTTCCGGACGGCGCGCGCGACGATCGAGCAGCACCGTCGTGCGTTCTACACGGAGCTGGACTCGGTCCACAAGGAAGCACGCGCGATCAAGCAGAAGCTCGTCGAGCGCGCCGAGGCCCTCATCGCCAAGGGCGCCGAGGGCATCCCCGCCTACCGCAGCCTGCTCGACGAGTGGAAGGCCTCCCCGCGTGCCGGGAAGCGCCAGGATGACGCGCTCTGGGCGAAGTTCAAGGCCGCGGGCGACGCGATCTACGGCGCGAAGGCCGAGATCGACGCGCGCGACAACGAGGAGTTCCAGGGCAACCTGGATTTGAAGCTCGCGGTGTTGGCGGATGCCGAGCCGATCCTCGCCGACACGAACCGGGACTCGGCGCGCAAGGCGCTCACCGACATCCAGCGTCGGTGGGACGAGATCGGCAAGGTCCCGCGCGAGCAGGTCCGCGTCGTCGAAGACCGTCTCCGCAAGATCGAGACCCACGTCAAGCAGCTCGAGGACGAGCACTGGAAGCGCAACAACCCCGAGACGAAGGCGCGTACCGAGGGGCTCGCGAGCCAGCTCGCCGACGCCATCGCCAAGCTCGAGGACGAGGTCGAGGCTGCACGAGCCTCGGGTGACGCCGACCGGCTCACCGCGGCCATCGAGGCGCTGGATGCACGCAAGGCGTGGCTCGGGGCGATCCGCTAG
- a CDS encoding replication-associated recombination protein A yields MFSRGPGIAGAPVPLAVRMRPRSLEEVAGQKHLLRPGSPLVRLASDNEGTQAAVSVILWGPPGTGKTTLAQAIAHSSGRRFVELSAVTAGVKDVRQVMEEAMSSRDLYGSSTVLFLDEIHRFTKAQQDALLPGVENGWVILVAATTENPSFSVISPLLSRSLLLTLEQLSDDDLGILIDRAVTDPRGLAGRFTVTPEARAAIIQLSSGDARRALTALEAAAIAADSDLGAPVDPDELDLDDAGLLDVGDEDDEDDEGGVDSDTATRAPRGPVITDELVSQAVDRALLRYDRNGDEHYDVISAFIKSIRGSDVDAALHYLARMIEAGEDPRFIARRIIISAAEDIGIADPQALPIAVAAADAVQFIGMPEGRIPLAEAVVYLATAAKSNAAYVAIDQAIADVRAGAFGRVPKPMRDAHYAGAKRLGHGKGYRYPHDHPIGVVAQQYLPDELRDVRYYQPTDHGHERDISARLDKLRKIVRGE; encoded by the coding sequence ATGTTCAGTCGAGGACCCGGCATCGCCGGCGCACCGGTTCCGCTCGCCGTGCGCATGCGGCCCCGCAGCCTCGAGGAGGTCGCCGGCCAGAAGCACCTGCTCCGTCCCGGCTCGCCGCTCGTCCGCCTGGCGAGCGACAACGAGGGGACGCAGGCGGCCGTGTCCGTCATCCTCTGGGGCCCACCGGGCACCGGGAAGACGACCCTGGCGCAGGCCATCGCGCACAGCTCCGGCCGCCGGTTCGTGGAGCTCTCGGCCGTGACGGCGGGCGTCAAGGACGTCCGGCAGGTCATGGAGGAGGCGATGTCGAGCCGCGACCTCTACGGCAGCTCGACCGTCCTCTTCCTCGACGAGATCCACCGGTTCACGAAGGCCCAGCAGGACGCCCTGCTCCCCGGCGTGGAGAACGGCTGGGTCATCCTGGTCGCCGCGACGACCGAGAACCCGTCGTTCTCGGTCATCTCCCCGCTGCTGTCGCGTTCGCTGCTCCTCACGCTCGAACAGCTGAGCGACGACGACCTCGGCATCCTCATCGACCGCGCCGTGACCGACCCGCGAGGCCTGGCCGGTCGCTTCACCGTGACGCCGGAGGCCCGCGCCGCGATCATCCAGTTGTCATCCGGCGATGCCCGACGAGCCCTGACTGCACTGGAGGCGGCCGCGATCGCCGCCGACTCCGATCTCGGCGCTCCGGTCGACCCCGACGAGCTCGATCTCGACGACGCGGGCCTCCTTGACGTCGGCGATGAGGATGATGAAGACGACGAAGGCGGGGTGGACTCCGACACCGCGACGCGGGCGCCCCGCGGTCCCGTGATCACCGATGAGCTCGTCTCGCAGGCGGTCGACCGCGCCCTGCTCCGATACGACCGCAACGGCGACGAGCACTACGACGTCATCAGCGCGTTCATCAAGAGCATCCGCGGATCCGACGTCGACGCCGCGCTGCACTACCTCGCTCGGATGATCGAGGCGGGGGAGGACCCGCGCTTCATCGCCCGCCGCATCATCATCTCCGCGGCCGAGGACATCGGCATCGCCGACCCGCAGGCGCTGCCCATCGCCGTGGCGGCCGCCGACGCCGTCCAGTTCATCGGCATGCCCGAGGGTCGCATCCCGCTGGCCGAGGCCGTGGTGTACCTGGCCACGGCCGCCAAGTCGAACGCGGCCTACGTCGCCATCGACCAGGCCATCGCCGACGTCAGGGCCGGAGCCTTCGGACGCGTGCCGAAGCCGATGCGCGACGCCCACTACGCGGGCGCCAAGCGTCTCGGACACGGCAAGGGCTACCGCTACCCGCACGACCACCCGATCGGTGTCGTCGCCCAGCAGTACCTGCCCGACGAGCTCCGCGACGTCCGGTACTACCAGCCCACCGACCACGGCCACGAACGCGACATCTCGGCGCGGTTGGACAAACTCCGGAAGATCGTCCGGGGCGAGTGA
- the mltG gene encoding endolytic transglycosylase MltG — protein sequence MSNLTPQNNPADDPLADLFTSERNAAGEQPVPLSRREARQQREAAEAASTPSEPVAEDAASDPAEPAPTAASSADPTTASSGDSSVSEPAASDTPLSGPTSRAPESDDTDSSASRARTTTIPAFEDLLAEDDTANDSGPQPIHRGRRRALAGGEPPKRRRGRRGLIALIVSIVVVGGLVACAAVVWTSYEPQIRKVLGWEEPNDYEGAGSGEAVVMVNEGDIGEDIATSLHDAGVTKSFDAFYDLLLAQPTQPEFFPGAYKLKLKMSAESALAALTDEANRMEDTFVIPEGTAEQDALPSIAEGTGIPLEELQAAAADVASFGLPAEATSLEGFLFPATYSLPDGGDAHAVLQTLVNRSFQALDDAGVKPEDRWKTIVLASLIQKEAGLRDDYYKVSRVFLNRLDPAQWESGLLQSDATVAYGTGNTHRVSTTDAERADASNPYNTYVHPGMVVRPISNPGDLAIDAALHPADGPWLYFVTWNLDSGETIFSTTQEEHEAAVDKWLSWMDEHPEYQ from the coding sequence GTGTCGAATCTGACACCTCAGAACAACCCAGCAGACGATCCGCTCGCCGACCTCTTCACGTCCGAACGGAACGCCGCGGGGGAGCAGCCGGTGCCACTGTCCCGACGCGAGGCACGTCAGCAGCGTGAGGCCGCGGAAGCGGCCTCGACGCCGTCCGAGCCCGTCGCGGAAGACGCCGCGAGCGACCCGGCCGAACCGGCCCCGACCGCTGCGTCGTCGGCCGACCCCACGACGGCGTCGTCGGGTGACTCCAGTGTCAGCGAGCCTGCCGCGAGCGACACACCCCTGAGCGGGCCGACCTCACGTGCGCCCGAGTCGGACGACACCGATTCCTCAGCGTCCCGGGCCAGGACCACGACCATCCCCGCGTTCGAGGACCTGCTCGCCGAGGACGACACGGCGAACGACAGTGGGCCGCAGCCGATCCATCGGGGGCGCCGTCGTGCGCTGGCCGGCGGGGAACCGCCGAAGCGCCGACGTGGTCGACGCGGACTCATCGCACTCATCGTGTCGATCGTCGTCGTCGGGGGTCTCGTCGCGTGCGCCGCGGTCGTGTGGACGAGTTACGAGCCGCAGATCCGCAAGGTCCTCGGCTGGGAGGAACCGAACGACTACGAGGGTGCCGGCAGCGGCGAGGCCGTCGTCATGGTCAACGAGGGCGACATCGGCGAGGACATCGCGACGAGCCTGCACGACGCGGGGGTCACGAAGTCGTTCGACGCCTTCTACGACCTCCTCCTCGCACAGCCCACCCAGCCGGAGTTCTTCCCGGGCGCCTACAAGCTGAAGCTCAAGATGAGCGCCGAATCCGCCCTTGCCGCCCTGACCGATGAGGCGAACCGCATGGAGGACACCTTCGTCATCCCCGAGGGCACCGCTGAGCAGGACGCCCTGCCGTCGATCGCGGAAGGCACCGGCATCCCGCTGGAGGAACTCCAGGCGGCGGCCGCCGACGTCGCGTCCTTCGGCCTCCCCGCCGAGGCGACCTCGCTCGAGGGGTTCCTCTTCCCGGCGACCTACAGCCTCCCCGACGGCGGCGATGCGCACGCGGTCCTCCAGACCCTCGTGAACCGGTCGTTCCAGGCGCTCGACGACGCCGGGGTGAAGCCCGAGGACCGTTGGAAGACCATCGTCCTGGCCTCGCTCATCCAGAAGGAGGCCGGCCTCCGCGACGACTACTACAAGGTGTCGCGGGTCTTCCTCAACCGGCTGGACCCGGCCCAGTGGGAGAGCGGTCTGCTGCAGTCCGACGCCACGGTCGCGTACGGGACGGGCAACACCCACCGGGTGTCGACCACGGACGCCGAGCGCGCCGACGCCTCGAACCCGTACAACACCTACGTCCACCCGGGCATGGTCGTGCGACCGATCTCGAACCCGGGCGACCTCGCGATCGACGCCGCGCTGCACCCGGCCGACGGACCATGGCTCTACTTCGTCACCTGGAACCTCGACTCCGGCGAGACGATCTTCTCCACCACCCAGGAGGAGCACGAGGCCGCGGTCGACAAGTGGCTGTCCTGGATGGACGAGCACCCCGAGTACCAGTAG
- a CDS encoding peptidylprolyl isomerase: protein MATSKGPDKEARAARARLRAYNARRTVHEHRSKRRVRDNVIAAAALVVILAGATAAQVFFFAGGPGTPVATPTASAEAGACGVTGATDGANTGEVPASTIAEDRDWSGEMTINDVVMNLTLDGACAPQGVSSFISLAQSGFYDGVTCHRLTTSGIYVLQCGDPDGTGTGGPGYSYGPVENAPTDDVYPAGTIAMARQGGNGYSNGSQFFLVYQDSTIPSDAAGGYTVLGQITSGLDQLVSGVVSGGVADGSGDGAPAVPATITSVTVQ from the coding sequence GTGGCAACGAGCAAGGGTCCGGACAAAGAGGCACGCGCAGCACGCGCACGACTGCGCGCCTACAACGCCCGGCGCACCGTGCACGAGCACCGCTCGAAGCGCCGCGTCCGCGACAACGTGATCGCCGCGGCGGCGCTCGTCGTCATCCTGGCCGGTGCCACGGCTGCGCAGGTGTTCTTCTTCGCCGGCGGTCCGGGCACCCCGGTCGCGACGCCCACGGCTTCCGCCGAGGCAGGGGCCTGCGGTGTCACCGGGGCCACGGACGGCGCGAACACCGGCGAGGTCCCCGCGAGCACCATCGCCGAGGACCGCGATTGGAGTGGTGAGATGACGATCAACGACGTCGTCATGAACCTCACCCTCGACGGCGCCTGCGCGCCGCAGGGCGTCTCCTCCTTCATCTCCCTCGCCCAATCCGGCTTCTACGACGGCGTCACCTGCCACCGTCTCACGACGAGCGGCATCTACGTCCTGCAGTGCGGCGACCCCGACGGCACCGGCACCGGTGGCCCCGGCTACAGCTACGGCCCGGTCGAGAACGCACCGACCGACGACGTCTACCCGGCCGGCACCATCGCCATGGCACGCCAGGGAGGGAACGGCTACAGCAACGGTTCGCAGTTCTTCCTCGTGTACCAGGACTCGACCATCCCGTCCGACGCCGCCGGCGGCTACACCGTGCTCGGTCAGATCACGAGCGGTCTCGACCAGCTCGTCTCGGGTGTCGTGTCCGGCGGTGTCGCAGACGGCAGCGGTGACGGTGCTCCAGCGGTCCCCGCCACCATCACCTCGGTGACGGTCCAGTAG